The genomic stretch CAGCGACAACGTCCTATGCGCGGAATAATTGGCTGATTTGGCATCAGGTCATTGTCATGCTGAAGCGTTCCAGCACGTTCGAATGTGTGTCAGTTCGGCATTTTGGTCAACAACATGTCTCTCCCATAACAAACACAGAGTACGCTTATTGCGGCTCTCACCGTCCTTAAGACGAGATCTTCGGGTCGTTGAGCAGAAGGCCTGAACATTATCTACGAGGTCGAATGCTCGCCTCTACGGCCCTTACAGAGAAAGGTCCTTCTGCTGTCAATCATCCCTCAAAGAAGGGACGATAGGGTTCGCCGCGGTTTATTATCCCATGCACGGTGCGGGCCATTTTTGCGGCGATTGCGGTATACGCCTTGCGACGTAAATGCGTGTTTTGACGATCCTTGGCGATGTAACGCTCGAACTTGTCGCGGAAGCTGTTGGTCTTTTGCATGATGGCGACCTGACCGGCCATCCAGAGCGTGCGGCGTAATCTGGCATTCCCATATTTTGAGAGCTTGGTTTGGCCACGGAATGTGCCCGACTGGATCGTTGCGAGGTCCATCCCACAGAACTTCAAAAATTGGCGGTGATGCCGAAAGCGGCGCAGATCGCCTGCTTCTGCAAGGATGGTCAGCGCGTTGATCAGCCCGATCCCTGGGATGGATGTTAGCAGTTGATAGTCGTCGTTGGTCTTGAGAAGCTCAACGGCGCGATCCTCAATCTCGTTGCGTTTGGCAATCAGGCCGCGCCCTTCACCCAAGACCAAACGGAACATCCTTGCAGCGTCGGAGTCCGGCGCAATTGGCAGGCCTACAGAGAACTTGGCGGTCTGATAAATATCTGCAAGCAAACGCTCTTTTGACACTTTGCGGCCGACCACGTCCCAAGCATCTGCAATGAAAGCCTCTTGGTCCATGGCAGAGATGAAATGCGGTGAAGGATAACGTTCGAGAAAGGCAAAGAACCAATCGCTGCGTGAGCTGCGATGAAAGCGGTCAGCCTCGGGCCAATACAGCGGCAGGTAGTGGGTCAGCACCCGATGCCAAAGTTCCGTCTTTGAGCGCGAGACTATGTCGTGCGTCTTGGACAACTCCTGAAGATCATTCGTACCGCTCAGCATTGGGTCGTGGTAAAACTGCTCGTTCCCGATCAGCATCATATGCAGGATGACTTGCGCGTCTTTCGGATCGTTCTTGTCCCAACTGTTGTTCAAAGCCTCACGGGTGCGCGCCAATGCGACCGAAGACACCAGCTTCACATCGAAACCGGCCACCCCAAGCCGGTAAGCGAGAGCGCGATGGTAATTGCCTGTAGCCTCAAAAGCCGCGCGGACAGGACGATCATACTCTGAGAGTGTAGAGATCAATCGATTGAATTCGTCGAGCTGGTTGAGAACGGTCAAACGGCGGCGGCGCTTTCGGCCCGGAACAGCGATCAAGACTTCATGGCGGGCCTTTGCGATACCAATCGCAACCAAAACAGGCTCGGTTTGTGCAATAGTGGCATCGGTCATAGTCGGTCTCCCTTGCGGCGTGGTTTGTGCAAAACCACTGTAGGGACCTGAGACCCGGCTATGATCACCTGCTGCGCTATTTGGGGGCTGCGCAGGCAATCATAGCCTCAACATCAACAACATTCCGAAGGTGTTACGGCACCGAACTGACCAGCATAGCGGTGCTCAGATGGTGCCAGGAGACGCGGATCGACTGGCATTACATCGCGCCAGGTAAGCCGATGCAGAACGCCTTCGTGGAAAGTTTCAACGGTAGCTTCAGAGATGAACTCTTGAACGAAACCCTGTTCTCGTCACTTGCCGAGGCCCGCGAGAAGATCACAGCATGGAAGGAAGACGACAACCGACACAGACCCCACTCATCCCTGGGCAATCTAACGCCGCAGGAATTTGCAATGAAATCGAGATTGGAAACCAAGGCCGCATGAGGCCAGAAATCAACCGACGGATTCTCCGCAATGCTGGAGGGAAGTCGGGTCTCAGGTCAATGTTAGCGAGTTTGCACAGTGTGGCTTTTTAAGTGACATGAGCTTGGCGCGTCAAATTGCAGAGATATGCGCAGAAGTTGGTGACGCGTGATCAGGCGGCGTTTTGAAGTTGGCGGACGCCGTCGCGGAACTCAACCCCGCTGATGACCTCCGGGAGGCGATTCCGCCCGTCGAGTTTTCGCCATTTCGTCTGAGCAGACATCATCAGCCGGAAAGCCATGGCGAGCCCAGTCTTGCGGCTGAGGCAGCCCTTGGTGCGTTTCGTCCTGTGTCTGACGGTGGCGAACGTGCTCTCGATCGGATTTGACGTCCGGATGTGTTTCCAGTGTTCGGCCGGGTAGTCGTAGAAGGTCAGTAGTGCATCCCGATCCTTGACCAACTTGGCGACTGCCTTGTCCCATTTCACGCCGTAGGCATCGACGAAGAAGTCGAAGGCGGCCGACGCCGCGGCTCGGGTTTCGGCCTGCCAGATGTCGTGCAGGTGCGCCTTGGCCTTGGCTTGCACCGATTTCGGCAGCGCGTTGAGCACGTTCATGGTTTTGTGGAGCCAGCACCGCTGCTCCTGTGTCGAGGGGAAGACCTCGCGCAGTGCCGCCCAGAACCCCAGGGCGCCGTCGCCTATGGCGAGCTTGGGATCCTGCTTCAGTCCGCGGCGTTTGAGATCGAGCAGAACCTCGCGCCAACTCTGAGTGCTTTCGCGGAAGCCGTCGGTCATGGCCAGCAGCTCCTTGCGGCCGTATTCATCCGCACCCACGATCACCAAAACGCATTGTTTTTCCTCGGCCCTTCGCGGCTTGAAATAGACGCCGTCGGCCCAGATGTAGAGAAACCGCCGGGTGCCGAGGTCACGCTTTTCCCAGGCCTCGTACTCGGACCACCAGTCCGCTTTCAGCCGCGTGATCGTAGTGGCCGAGAGGCCCTTGGCGTGTGGCCCCAGCAGGGCGGCAAGCGCCTCACTGAAATCGCCGGTGGACACGCCCTTCAGGTAAAGCCAGGGCAGCAGCTCTTCGACCGACTTTGCCTTGCGCAGATACCGCGGCAGGATGCTGGGCGTGAACGCGATCTTGTCCGTGCCCGGCTTGCGGTCCCGCACACGCGGCACCGTCACGGCAACAGGCCCGACACCGGTCAAAATCTCACGCTCGGGCAGGTGCCCATGACGAACCAGTCTTGCGCGACCATCCTCAAGCTTGTGATCGGCAAAGGCGCCAAGCAGCGTGGACAGTTCCGCCTCAATCGCCTGCTCGATCAGCTTGCGCGCGCCGTCCCGGATGAGGTCGGTCAGCGGGTCCGGCGAAATCCCGGATGGATCAGATAGCTGGGTGATGGTATTCTCTTGCATGTGGCATATCCCTTTCTCGGTTGAGAATTGACGGCGCTTCGACACCGCCATGATATGTCGCCCCTCAGGGCATCACCAACTTTCGCGCATATCTCCAAATTGCACGAATACCTGTTGTCTCCGAAAATTCCCGACGCTAAATGTTCGCAAAGGTGCTTTGTGGCCCGATGTGGTGCGGTCAGCAATCGAGTAAGCGCCCTGGTAAACCACCAGCGCGGCTTTTCGCCTGCTTGCACAAGCTTCGCTGTCAGTTCTGTAACATTTAGGTATAATGATGGAAATGTAATGTGCTGGAACTGGATCAGCCCTCGTCGCGCACTTTTTCCACTACAAAGTATTGGAGAATGAGGCATGGGAAACTAGGAAGCACCAAGCGTGCCGAGTGAACTTTTGAATCCGTACTCAATTGAGATTGAATTTTTCAGAGTTAACTGTGCTGGAGGAACCCGTGGGCCGAACACGAGAATTTGACTACGATGATGTTGTAGAAAAAGCAATGTTGTTATTTTGGCGGCGTGGCTATGTGGCCACGTCGATCGGTGCCATCGAGAGTGAAACCGGCTTGACCAAAGGTAGCCTCTACAAAGCTTTTGACAACAAACGCGACCTGTTCGTTAAGTGCCTGGAACGTTACATGGTACGGGACTCCTACAAGGCTGTGTTCATTCGGATGTTTGACAGGCCGTTGAGCGAGACTTTCGAGTATATGTTCGACATGCTGATTGATAGCTCTAAAGGATCGGAGCGCCCGTGCGGCTGCCTTGCTACGAATGTTGTCGACGAACTGGTGCCGATTGACAAAGACCTTGCTGAGCAAGTGTCCAGCGGGCTCGCAGGAATGCAGGAAGCGATGGAGTTTCGTTTTCGTTGGGCTCAAGATCAGGGTGAAATATCTTCTGACGCAAACATCGAAACGCTTGCCTCTGTTGCTATGGTGATGCTGCAAGGTATGGTAGTTTTGTCGACTTCGACAAAGGATGTTGCTTCCATGCGTCGCGCGCGTGACTTTTTACTTGAATTGTTAAAACGAAGTTGACCATCTATTGATGGATCAGTTTGACGCCTGAAGTCAGGCTCGTACAAATCGGTGCTGTTGTTTGGAACCGGCTTCACTTGGCGAGCTACTCGATGAATGCGTCAATGG from Antarctobacter heliothermus encodes the following:
- a CDS encoding IS256 family transposase, with the translated sequence MQENTITQLSDPSGISPDPLTDLIRDGARKLIEQAIEAELSTLLGAFADHKLEDGRARLVRHGHLPEREILTGVGPVAVTVPRVRDRKPGTDKIAFTPSILPRYLRKAKSVEELLPWLYLKGVSTGDFSEALAALLGPHAKGLSATTITRLKADWWSEYEAWEKRDLGTRRFLYIWADGVYFKPRRAEEKQCVLVIVGADEYGRKELLAMTDGFRESTQSWREVLLDLKRRGLKQDPKLAIGDGALGFWAALREVFPSTQEQRCWLHKTMNVLNALPKSVQAKAKAHLHDIWQAETRAAASAAFDFFVDAYGVKWDKAVAKLVKDRDALLTFYDYPAEHWKHIRTSNPIESTFATVRHRTKRTKGCLSRKTGLAMAFRLMMSAQTKWRKLDGRNRLPEVISGVEFRDGVRQLQNAA
- a CDS encoding TetR/AcrR family transcriptional regulator produces the protein MLEEPVGRTREFDYDDVVEKAMLLFWRRGYVATSIGAIESETGLTKGSLYKAFDNKRDLFVKCLERYMVRDSYKAVFIRMFDRPLSETFEYMFDMLIDSSKGSERPCGCLATNVVDELVPIDKDLAEQVSSGLAGMQEAMEFRFRWAQDQGEISSDANIETLASVAMVMLQGMVVLSTSTKDVASMRRARDFLLELLKRS